One window of the Pan troglodytes isolate AG18354 chromosome 12, NHGRI_mPanTro3-v2.0_pri, whole genome shotgun sequence genome contains the following:
- the DNMT3A gene encoding DNA (cytosine-5)-methyltransferase 3A isoform X6 gives MKMEGSRGRLRGGLGWESSLRQRPMPRLTFQAGDPYYISKRKRDEWLARWKREAEKKAKVIAGMNAVEENQGPGESQKVEEASPPAVQQPTDPASPTVATTPEPVGSDAGDKNATKAGDDEPEYEDGRGFGIGELVWGKLRGFSWWPGRIVSWWMTGRSRAAEGTRWVMWFGDGKFSVVCVEKLMPLSSFCSAFHQATYNKQPMYRKAIYEVLQVASSRAGKLFPVCHDSDESDTAKAVEVQNKPMIEWALGGFQPSGPKGLEPPEEEKNPYKEVYTDMWVEPEAAAYAPPPPAKKPRKSTAEKPKVKEIIDERTRERLVYEVRQKCRNIEDICISCGSLNVTLEHPLFVGGMCQNCKNCFLECAYQYDDDGYQSYCTICCGGREVLMCGNNNCCRCFCVECVDLLVGPGAAQAAIKEDPWNCYMCGHKGTYGLLRRREDWPSRLQMFFANNHDQEFDPPKVYPPVPAEKRKPIRVLSLFDGIATGLLVLKDLGIQVDRYIASEVCEDSITVGMVRHQGKIMYVGDVRSVTQKHIQEWGPFDLVIGGSPCNDLSIVNPARKGLYEGTGRLFFEFYRLLHDARPKEGDDRPFFWLFENVVAMGVSDKRDISRFLESNPVMIDAKEVSAAHRARYFWGNLPGMNRPLASTVNDKLELQECLEHGRIAKFSKVRTITTRSNSIKQGKDQHFPVFMNEKEDILWCTEMERVFGFPVHYTDVSNMSRLARQRLLGRSWSVPVIRHLFAPLKEYFACV, from the exons GCTGAGAAGAAAGCCAAGGTCATTGCAGGAATGAATGCTGTGGAAGAAAACCAGGGGCCCGGGGAGTCTCAGAAGGTGGAGGAGGCCAGCCCTCCTGCTGTGCAGCAGCCCACTGACCCCGCATCCCCCACTGTGGCTACCACGCCTGAGCCCGTGGGGTCCGATGCTGGGGACAAGAATGCCACCAAAGCAGGCGATGACGAGCCAGAGTACGAG GACGGCCGGGGCTTTGGCATTGGGGAGCTGGTGTGGGGGAAACTGCGGGGCTTCTCCTGGTGGCCAGGCCGCATTGTGTCTTGGTGGATGACGGGCCGGAGCCGAGCAGCTGAAGGCACCCGCTGGGTCATGTGGTTCGGAGACGGCAAATTCTCAGTG GTGTGTGTTGAGAAGCTGATGCCACTGAGCTCGTTTTGCAGTGCGTTCCACCAGGCCACGTACAACAAGCAGCCCATGTACCGCAAAGCCATCTACGAGGTCCTGCAG GTGGCCAGCAGCCGCGCGGGGAAGCTGTTCCCGGTGTGCCACGACAGCGATGAGAGTGACACTGCCAAGGCCGTGGAGGTGCAGAACAAGCCCATGATTGAATGGGCCCTGGGGGGCTTCCAGCCCTCTGGCCCTAAGGGCCTAGAGCCACCAGAAG AAGAGAAGAATCCCTACAAAGAAGTGTACACGGACATGTGGGTGGAACCTGAGGCAGCTGCCTACGCACCACCTCCACCAGCCAAAAAGCCCCGGAAGAGCACAGCGGAGAAGCCCAAGGTCAAGGAGATTATTGATGAGCGCACAAGAG AGCGGCTGGTGTACGAGGTGCGGCAGAAGTGCCGGAACATTGAGG ACATCTGCATCTCCTGTGGGAGCCTCAATGTTACCCTGGAACACCCCCTCTTCGTTGGAGGAATGTGCCAAAACTGCAAG AACTGCTTTCTGGAGTGTGCGTACCAGTACGACGACGACGGCTACCAGTCCTACTGCACCATCTGCTGTGGGGGCCGTGAGGTGCTCATGTGCGGAAACAACAACTGCTGCAG GTGCTTTTGCGTGGAGTGTGTGGACCTCTTGGTGGGGCCGGGGGCTGCCCAGGCAGCCATTAAGGAAGACCCCTGGAACTGCTACATGTGCGGGCACAAGGGTACCTACGGGCTGCTGCGGCGGCGAGAGGACTGGCCCTCCCGGCTCCAGATGTTCTTCGCTAATAACCACGACCAGGAATTT GACCCTCCAAAGGTTTACCCACCTGTCCCAGCTGAGAAGAGGAAGCCCATCCGGGTGCTGTCTCTCTTTGATGGAATCGCTACAG GGCTCCTGGTGCTGAAGGACTTGGGCATTCAGGTGGACCGCTACATTGCCTCGGAGGTGTGTGAGGACTCCATCACGGTGGGCATGGTGCGGCACCAGGGGAAGATCATGTACGTCGGGGACGTCCGCAGCGTCACACAGAAGCAT ATCCAGGAGTGGGGCCCATTCGATCTGGTGATTGGGGGCAGTCCCTGCAATGACCTCTCCATCGTCAACCCTGCTCGCAAGGGCCTCTACG AGGGCACTGGCCGGCTCTTCTTTGAGTTCTACCGCCTCCTGCATGATGCGCGGCCCAAGGAGGGAGATGATCGCCCCTTCTTCTGGCTCTTTGAGAATGTGGTGGCCATGGGCGTTAGTGACAAGAGGGACATCTCGCGATTTCTCGAG TCCAACCCTGTGATGATTGATGCCAAAGAAGTGTCAGCTGCACACAGGGCCCGCTACTTCTGGGGTAACCTTCCCGGTATGAACAG GCCGTTGGCATCCACTGTGAATGATAAGCTGGAGCTGCAGGAGTGTCTGGAGCATGGCAGGATAGCCAAG TTCAGCAAAGTGAGGACCATTACTACGAGGTCAAACTCCATAAAGCAGGGCAAAGACCAGCATTTTCCTGTCTTCATGAATGAGAAAGAGGACATCTTATGGTGCACTGAAATGGAAAG GGTATTTGGTTTCCCAGTCCACTATACTGACGTCTCCAACATGAGCCGCTTGGCGAGGCAGAGACTGCTGGGCCGGTCATGGAGCGTGCCAGTCATCCGCCACCTCTTCGCTCCGCTGAAGGAGTATTTTGCGTGTGTGTAA
- the DNMT3A gene encoding DNA (cytosine-5)-methyltransferase 3A isoform X8, translating into MNAVEENQGPGESQKVEEASPPAVQQPTDPASPTVATTPEPVGSDAGDKNATKAGDDEPEYEDGRGFGIGELVWGKLRGFSWWPGRIVSWWMTGRSRAAEGTRWVMWFGDGKFSVVCVEKLMPLSSFCSAFHQATYNKQPMYRKAIYEVLQVASSRAGKLFPVCHDSDESDTAKAVEVQNKPMIEWALGGFQPSGPKGLEPPEEEKNPYKEVYTDMWVEPEAAAYAPPPPAKKPRKSTAEKPKVKEIIDERTRERLVYEVRQKCRNIEDICISCGSLNVTLEHPLFVGGMCQNCKNCFLECAYQYDDDGYQSYCTICCGGREVLMCGNNNCCRCFCVECVDLLVGPGAAQAAIKEDPWNCYMCGHKGTYGLLRRREDWPSRLQMFFANNHDQEFDPPKVYPPVPAEKRKPIRVLSLFDGIATGLLVLKDLGIQVDRYIASEVCEDSITVGMVRHQGKIMYVGDVRSVTQKHIQEWGPFDLVIGGSPCNDLSIVNPARKGLYEGTGRLFFEFYRLLHDARPKEGDDRPFFWLFENVVAMGVSDKRDISRFLESNPVMIDAKEVSAAHRARYFWGNLPGMNRPLASTVNDKLELQECLEHGRIAKFSKVRTITTRSNSIKQGKDQHFPVFMNEKEDILWCTEMERVFGFPVHYTDVSNMSRLARQRLLGRSWSVPVIRHLFAPLKEYFACV; encoded by the exons ATGAATGCTGTGGAAGAAAACCAGGGGCCCGGGGAGTCTCAGAAGGTGGAGGAGGCCAGCCCTCCTGCTGTGCAGCAGCCCACTGACCCCGCATCCCCCACTGTGGCTACCACGCCTGAGCCCGTGGGGTCCGATGCTGGGGACAAGAATGCCACCAAAGCAGGCGATGACGAGCCAGAGTACGAG GACGGCCGGGGCTTTGGCATTGGGGAGCTGGTGTGGGGGAAACTGCGGGGCTTCTCCTGGTGGCCAGGCCGCATTGTGTCTTGGTGGATGACGGGCCGGAGCCGAGCAGCTGAAGGCACCCGCTGGGTCATGTGGTTCGGAGACGGCAAATTCTCAGTG GTGTGTGTTGAGAAGCTGATGCCACTGAGCTCGTTTTGCAGTGCGTTCCACCAGGCCACGTACAACAAGCAGCCCATGTACCGCAAAGCCATCTACGAGGTCCTGCAG GTGGCCAGCAGCCGCGCGGGGAAGCTGTTCCCGGTGTGCCACGACAGCGATGAGAGTGACACTGCCAAGGCCGTGGAGGTGCAGAACAAGCCCATGATTGAATGGGCCCTGGGGGGCTTCCAGCCCTCTGGCCCTAAGGGCCTAGAGCCACCAGAAG AAGAGAAGAATCCCTACAAAGAAGTGTACACGGACATGTGGGTGGAACCTGAGGCAGCTGCCTACGCACCACCTCCACCAGCCAAAAAGCCCCGGAAGAGCACAGCGGAGAAGCCCAAGGTCAAGGAGATTATTGATGAGCGCACAAGAG AGCGGCTGGTGTACGAGGTGCGGCAGAAGTGCCGGAACATTGAGG ACATCTGCATCTCCTGTGGGAGCCTCAATGTTACCCTGGAACACCCCCTCTTCGTTGGAGGAATGTGCCAAAACTGCAAG AACTGCTTTCTGGAGTGTGCGTACCAGTACGACGACGACGGCTACCAGTCCTACTGCACCATCTGCTGTGGGGGCCGTGAGGTGCTCATGTGCGGAAACAACAACTGCTGCAG GTGCTTTTGCGTGGAGTGTGTGGACCTCTTGGTGGGGCCGGGGGCTGCCCAGGCAGCCATTAAGGAAGACCCCTGGAACTGCTACATGTGCGGGCACAAGGGTACCTACGGGCTGCTGCGGCGGCGAGAGGACTGGCCCTCCCGGCTCCAGATGTTCTTCGCTAATAACCACGACCAGGAATTT GACCCTCCAAAGGTTTACCCACCTGTCCCAGCTGAGAAGAGGAAGCCCATCCGGGTGCTGTCTCTCTTTGATGGAATCGCTACAG GGCTCCTGGTGCTGAAGGACTTGGGCATTCAGGTGGACCGCTACATTGCCTCGGAGGTGTGTGAGGACTCCATCACGGTGGGCATGGTGCGGCACCAGGGGAAGATCATGTACGTCGGGGACGTCCGCAGCGTCACACAGAAGCAT ATCCAGGAGTGGGGCCCATTCGATCTGGTGATTGGGGGCAGTCCCTGCAATGACCTCTCCATCGTCAACCCTGCTCGCAAGGGCCTCTACG AGGGCACTGGCCGGCTCTTCTTTGAGTTCTACCGCCTCCTGCATGATGCGCGGCCCAAGGAGGGAGATGATCGCCCCTTCTTCTGGCTCTTTGAGAATGTGGTGGCCATGGGCGTTAGTGACAAGAGGGACATCTCGCGATTTCTCGAG TCCAACCCTGTGATGATTGATGCCAAAGAAGTGTCAGCTGCACACAGGGCCCGCTACTTCTGGGGTAACCTTCCCGGTATGAACAG GCCGTTGGCATCCACTGTGAATGATAAGCTGGAGCTGCAGGAGTGTCTGGAGCATGGCAGGATAGCCAAG TTCAGCAAAGTGAGGACCATTACTACGAGGTCAAACTCCATAAAGCAGGGCAAAGACCAGCATTTTCCTGTCTTCATGAATGAGAAAGAGGACATCTTATGGTGCACTGAAATGGAAAG GGTATTTGGTTTCCCAGTCCACTATACTGACGTCTCCAACATGAGCCGCTTGGCGAGGCAGAGACTGCTGGGCCGGTCATGGAGCGTGCCAGTCATCCGCCACCTCTTCGCTCCGCTGAAGGAGTATTTTGCGTGTGTGTAA